The genomic region GATGACAGAGTTGTAGATGCGGTAACCAAGGATCTTTATGTAAATGGGTTTCAAGAAGAGGTACAGTATCAGAACCTTACACCAGAAAACTTGCAACATATGTTCCACCAAGGTATTGAGCTATTGGACTCGGCAAGAATGATAAACGTGACACATTTGGCGCTTTGGAAGCCTTCGTCTTTTAAGGTGGGAAATCCTGTGGAGTTTGCTCTAGATGACAACTACGATACCTTTTGGCAGAGTGATGGGGGTCAGCCGCATCAATTGGATATCATGTTCAGCAAGAGAATGGACATTTGTGTTATGGCTCTCTTTTTCTCGATGATTGCGGACGAGTCATATGCTCCAAGCTTAGTGAAGGTTTATGCAGGACATAGCCCTTCTGATGTAAGATTCTATAAGATGCTTGAAGTGAGAAATGTGAACGGTTGGGTGGCACTGAAGTTTCTTGATAACAGGGAGGACGACAAACTACTGAAGTGCCAGTTTATTAGGCTTTTATTTCCTGTTAATCACGAAAACGGGAAAGATACCCATCTAAGAGGAATAAGACTATACGTTCCATCCAATGAGCCACATCAAGAAACCCATGAGTGGGCACAAACCCTTCCAGAAACCAGCAATATCTTTCAGGATGCTATATTACGTTAATAGAATATTGAAACAAGTTCTCTTCATTGCTATTACCCTGCCTTttgcatattttttttcacttggTTAATTGCAGGGATTatatgaaataaaaaaatgtcgAAAATAGTATAAACACAAGATCAGAAGTGGCAAAGAGGGCCAGTTTAATTGTTGCTACTCAAttgcagaagaagaaaaagtaggATGTCCGACTTGGAAACAGTTGCTAAATTTCTCGCTGAATCAGTTGTTGCTTCTACGGCTAAAGCTTCTGAAAGAAATTTAAAGCAGTTGGAGACGCAAGATGGATTCGGTTTGACTTTATTGCATGTTATTGCTTCTACAAATCTGCCGTTATCTACTAGATTGGCAGGTGCtttgttcttcaaaaactttattaAGCGGAAATGGGTAGATGAAAATGGCAATCATTTACTACCGGCTAACAATGTAGAACtgatcaaaaaagaaatagttCCCTTAATGATAAGTTTGCCAAACAATTTGCAGGTCCAAATCGGAGAAGCAATCTCTGGTATTGCAGAATCTGATTTTCCTGACAGGTGGCCCACGCTTTTGAATGATTTAGCTTCCAGATTAAGTAACGATGATATGGTAACAAATAAAGGTGTTCTTACAGTGGCACATTCTATTTTTAGGAGATGGAGACCTTTATTTAGATCTGATGAACTTTTCTTGGAGATTAAATTAGTTCTTGATGTGTTTACCTCTCcttttttgaatctatTGAAAACGGTTGATGAACAAATAACagtaaatgaaaataataaagcGATGCTAgatattttgtttgatgtgttgttagtattaattaaATTATACTACGATTTTAATTGCCAAGATATAcctgaattttttgaggATAACATTCAAGTCGGTATGGGTATATTTCATAAGTATTTATCATATTCAAATCCTTTATTGGAGGACCTCGATGAAACTGAACATGCGTCTGTTCTTATAAAAGTAAAGTCCTCGATCCAAGAACTCGTTCAATTATACACAACAAGGTATGAAGATGTCTTTGGACCCATGATCAATGAGTTTATTCAAATTACTTGGAATCTTTTGACTTCACTTTCAAATCAGCCaaaatatgatattttaGTATCCAAATCTTTGTCATTTTTGACCGCGGTAACACGTATCCCGAAGTATTTTGAGATTTTCAACAATGAAGCAGCCATGAATAATATCACAGAACAAATAATTTTGCCGAATGTTACGTTACGTGAGGAGGATGTTGAgctttttgaagatgatcCAATTGAATATATCCGTAGAGATTTAGAAGGTTCAGATACGGACACTAGAAGAAGGGCGTGTactgattttttgaaggagttgaaggaaaaaaatgaagcgTTAGTGACAAACATATTTTTGGCCCATATGAAGGAGTTTGTTAACCAATATATGAGTGACCCATCCAAGAATTGGAAATTTAAGGATCTATATATTTATCTATTCACTGCACTAGCAATTAATGGAAATATTACCAATGCTGGTGTTTCATCCACTAATATTTTATTGGATGTTGTAGATTTTTTCACAAAGGAAATTGCTCCAGACCTTACTTCAAGCAATATTCCCCACATCATTTTGAGAGTGGATGCTATCAAATATATCTACACTTTTAGAAATCAATTGACCAAAGCCCAATTGATTGAACTAATGCCTATTTTGGCCACATTTTTACAAACAGATGAATATGTTGTTTATACCTATGCTGCTATTACTATCGAGAAGATTTTAACTATTAGAGAGTCGAATACATCACCTGCTTTCATCTTTCATAAGGAAGATATTTCAAATAGTACTGaagttcttttgaaaaatctcATTGCATTAATCCTAAAGCATGGGAACTCACCTGAAAAACTAGCTGAAAACGAATTTTTAATGAGATCCATTTTTAGGGTCTTGCAGACGTCTGAAGATTCCGTTCAACTCTTATTCCCTGAATTATTGGCCcaatttattgaaattgtAACGATAATGGCGAAGAATCCATCAAATCCAAGATTCACCCATTACACTTTTGAGTCCATTGGTGCCATTTTGAATTACACGCAAAGACAAAACTTATCATTATTTGCAGAATCTATGATGCCAACATTTTTAACTATTCTTTCTGAAGATATTCAAGAGTTCATTCCATATATCTTCCAAATTATAGCATTTGTTGTTGAGCAGTCCGTAACGATTCCGGAAAGCATCAAGCAGTTGGCACAACCTTTATTAGCACCAAATGTGTGGGAGTTGAAAGGTAATATCCCTGCTGTGACAAGGTTATTAAAAAGTTTTATAAAGGCAGAATCCTCAATTTTCCCTGATCTAGTCCCTGTTTTAGGTATCTTCCAAAGATTGATCGCTTCGAAGGCTTATGAAGTTCACGGATTTGATTTATTAGAGTATATCATGCTTTTAATCGATATTAACCGTTTAAGAccatatataaaacaaattGCGGTTTTATTACTACAGAGATTACAAAATTCTAAAACAGAAAGATATGTCAAAAAATTAGTCGTTTTTTTTGGGTTAATCTCGAATAAGTTAGGCtctaattttttgattcaaTTTATTGACGAAGTTCAAGATGGATTGTTCCAACAAATTTGGAGtaatttcattattaccACATTACCTACTATTGGTAATCTATTAGATCGTAAAATTGCATTGGTCGGTGTCTTAAATATGGTTATAAATGGACAAATCTTCCAAAACAAATATCCCACTTTGATTTCAAGTACTATGAATTCCATAATAGAGACTGTATCATCACAGAGTATTGCAAACTTGAAGAACGATTTTGTGGATTTAGACAACCTGGAGGAAATTTCCACATTCGGTTCCCATTTCAGTAAGCTAGTTAGTATTAGCGAAAAACCATTTGATCCCTTGCCAGAAATCGATGTTACCAATGGCGTTAAATTATATGTTGTTGAAGCACTaaacaaatacaataatATGTCTGGGAATACATTTTTAAATACCCTTTTACCTCAATTGACTCAGGAAAACCAGATAAAATTGAACCAACTATTAATTGGTAACTAACGTGGGGTGTGAAAAAACTAGATATATATCAAAATGGAGCTCCTTTTGAATAACTGTTTATATGTAGATAGAGtaaacaaaaatgaaagaagaaaaagcacCTAAACattgttcctttttcaCAGAGTGCATGTGTGTGctaatgaaataaaaaaaaggattGGTAAAAgtacatatacatattgATTCAAATTTAAAAAGGCCAAACGGATATCTCAGGATATAAGAGGGCTTTTTTAGGTTGCTTTTAGGAATGATATTAACATTAGAATATTACAAAgttatgtttttttgtctgctgctgctgctgctgctgctgcagTGGAAGTGGTATGTGGCTGTTCTTGTATTATTTTAGTAGTGATTTTGTTGTGCTCGTGGCTATCTTCAGGATTATCACTGGCCCCGCTtttattcaatttcatGGCTTTGATCTCAGCGGCTGTCAAGAACCTTCCACCTTCACCACGAGGTCTTCGCATTGCATGTTTATGTCGAGACTCGTGTAAGTACGGTTTTCGTTCTCTTGATATTCGTAGCTTTTCCTCTAGCTTAGCTCTAGCATATCGCCGTTTCAAAATTCGATAGTACTGTTTGGCATTAACGTAAAAAGGTTGCTCTCCCATAGTATTTTCTAGGGCATCGTTATTCAAGCTTGATTGATTTTGTGTGTATTGGGCTTGCACGACCaattgctgctgctgctgttgttgctgatGCGGAGCAGACGATAAAGTTGTTACCGCAGAAAAATTTGTGAAGTCAGCAGAGGGCTCCGATGTACTACCACTGGATGGTGTATACTGTGGTTGTTGCTGTGATTCTATGGATTCCATAACCCTGTTTTGAGGTGCTCGCAACCTgttaaacaaaaacataTCGTCTTCACTTGCAACCTGTTGGTCTACACCTCTTTGGGAAGACATTTTATCCTTATCGATATCCAAATCCATCTCCATAGGTTTACTCTGGAGAGAGGGACTTTGAGAACCTGCTGTCGCTGCTTCAGATTGCAGATCTGTTTCTAAAGGATGACATTTCGCATCTGTTTCGTCTGCAGACATGgcgttcttcttctcctttcaaaaagaaatttattTTACAAACACAGACACGAACTGCAAATCAAATACAAACCACTATAAGTTGCACTCTTCGGACCatattcatcattattactTAATTTATTCATCGTGGTCCCCTTGTAAGGGTGGATTAAAAAGAGCGATATAAGTATCTTCCGGGTAAAACCTCTAAGTGAAGACCTCCATATTACATACAGTGAATTATTTACATATACTAGTTAGTGATGGAATGTTTATTTACATGGCTGGTGGGGTTGGCTTGCGTGCCACACGATAGAGTTCGAATAGTGCTGCTGCAGTGATACCTTGAATCCGCCTTGCTTGGCCTATAGTCAATGGCTGCACGCGGTTCAAGAGTAATTTGCATTCGGTGGATAGCGTGGGCAATTGGGAATAATCGTAGTCTTGTGGTAATAGCATATTCTCGTCTGCCTGAAATGCCTTTACAAAGTGGTTCTGTTTCACAATGTAAGGTTCGTATTTACCCTGGATGTTAATCTTGGTAATAACGTGAGTCGGGATCTCCAGAACGTCGATGGGTAAATTAGGAATGCACTCGTACAACTTGTGTAGATCCATGCCTTTGAATCTGAATATTTCCCACGCAGATCTGTTTTCAGCCTGTGGGGCAATATTAACTTGTAGTAGACTAGACCATTTTTGAGAACTTAGTTTGAAGTTTTGCAACACACGTATGGTTTCATCATATAGTTTCTTGTCTCTATAGTATTGGCTTAAACGGGTAGGAGAAATTATTCCAAATTGTTCACCAATGGGCGTGAGCCGGAAGTCTGCATTGTCAGATCTTGCGCTAATTCTGAATTCTGATCTCGAAGTAAACATCCTATATGGCTCAATGACGCCGTTATTGATCAAATCGTCGATGAGCACACCAATGTATGCTTGGGATCTTTGTAAGAGCAATTGCTTCCGTTGTGGCTGCGACAACAACCCTGCGTTAATACCAGCGATGATTCCCTGTGCAGCAGCTTCCTCGTAGCCCGTGGTACCATTGATTTGTCCAGCCATGAATAATCCGTCCACTAGTTTTGTTTCCAAGCTGGATTTCAACTGCCTTGGGTCCACGTAGTCGTATTCCACACCATATGCAGGCTGCAATATCTTGACATTTGCCATGCCCGGAATAAGTCTCATCATCTGTAGTTGGACATCTTCAGGCATGGAATTAGATATTCCGTTCGGGTAGATGACGTTGGAGTTGAAGCCTTCTGGTTCCAGCCATATTTTATGAGAGGACCTGTCAGGAAACCTTAAAATTTTGGCCTCGATGGAGGGACAATAGCGCGGGCCCTTGATGGTCGTATCCTGAATATGAACAGACTTGTGCAAGTTTTTGCGCAAGAAGTCGTGCATTTGTAGTGTAGTGTGTGTACCAAAGCAATCCAGTTGTTTGAGGGGTTCGACCGATACAGTTTCATTCAAAAAGCTCATAGGAATGGGCAGGTCATCGCCCTTTTGGACCTCTAAGGTGCTGAAGTCAATGGATTCCTTCGCCAACCTAGCTGGGGTGCCTGTTTTCAATCGCCCTAACTGAAAGCCGGCCTCTTTTTGTAGAGTCTTGCTAATCCCATATGTAGGCTGTTCGCCGATCCTACCAGCTGGAATACGCTTGTTACCAATGTGGATTTCGGCACTCAGGAATGTACCAGTAGTGATTACGACCTGATCAGCCCCTACCTGGGTGCCATCATCTAGAATCACTCCTTTGACGACCTTGTTGCCTCTTCCGGGGTCATACAGGATCAAGTCAGCGACTTTGTTCTGTAGCAGAGACAAGTTTGGGTATGCTTCCCTGTTGAAAAGTTCCTTTTGCATGTAAGTCTTATACAACTCCCTGTCTATCTGCGCTCTGGGGCCCCAAACAGCAGGACCTTTACTTCTATTGAGCATCTTAAACTGGATTCCAGCAAGATCAGTGACTTTGCCCATCAGTCCATCAAGAGCATCTATTTCCTTGACTAAGATACCTTTACCTACTCCACCGATGGAAGGGTTGCAGGAGCACTTACCAATATCTGTTAATGTTGGTGTAATGAGTGTAGTGTGCGTACCAGTCCTGGATGAAGCTGCTGCAGCTTCGCAGCCTGCATGGCCAGCGCCGATGACCACGACCTGTGTTTTGATTGTAGGTTGAAAGCttgttaaagaaaatatcgTCAACTTTCTCCTGAGAACCTGTGAGATAGGTGAGGCACGTCGAGGTGCCACTGTTTTTACACGTAGCATCGTTCTCTGGGGTGCTTGGGTAGTACACTGCAGAAAGTATTAGACATAAACAGTTTAAGTAAGGAATATAAGTCATTCATATTCGTCTGTAAAATATGCAGAATGCCTTACTGACCAAGCAGAGAGTAACAAGGAAGAGTGAGGTATGTAAGACACAAGGAACGATTTTAGGACTGTGAGTACGAGTCTCACACAAATGTAAGACcttttaacaaaaatatgCCTTTGCATATTCCTCCAACAACGCCACGTCCAAGCAACCACAAGAAACTAGTTACAGGACCATTACAATGACACACAGATATAGAGACCAAATAATCAAAGCTTGAGAATTCGATTGACCCTTATGCTATCAATAATTCACCGCTATCTAATTGTTACTCTATGTTGTTACTCTATATTGTTACTAACGCTAGCCGTAGCAgctttccatttctttttcctttttccaaaatttttcatttttttttcagttgaCTCGCCCCGTCGCTCGTGATAAATGTTGACTGACTCGTGTCTTGGTAATAACAGCAATAATGAATGTGCGATGGCCTGTGAACTTGGTATTTAAACTATGTTCAAAGGCGTGTGCAACCGCTATTAACCAGGTTAGTAGCTTACACTAGTAGAGcagtttatttcttcttacTTTCTTGGCCATAGTTGAAGAGAACCATTCTCCCCTCCTCCCTCACAATGCTCAACATTCTCGTTTTAGGTAACGGTGCAAGAGAACATGTTCTTGTCACCAAGCTGGCTCAATCACCCACCGTAGGTAAGATCTACGTTGCTCCAGGTAACGGAGGGACTGCAACCATGGATTCTTCCCGTGTAGTTAACTGGGACGTTACACCAGATGTCGCCAACTTTGCTCGTTTGCAGTCGATGGCTGTAGAACATAAGGTCAATTTGGTCGTTCCTGGCCCAGAATTGCCTCTAGTTAACGGAATCACTACCGTGTTCCACAACGTTGGTATCCCTGTCTTTGGGCCCTCCGCCAAAGCTGCTCAGCTGGAGGCTTCTAAGGCCTTTTCTAAGAGATTTATGTCAAAGCACAATATTCCAACCGCGTCGTACGATGTCTTTACTAACCCAGAAGAGGCCATTTCATTCTTGAAAGCTTGTCCTGACAAAGCTTTTGTCATTAAGGCCGACGGTATTGCTGCTGGTAAGGGTGTTATTATCCCATCTAGCATTGACGAGTCCATCCAGGCTATCAAGGATATTATGATCACCAAACAATTTGGTGAAGAAGCGGGAAAGCAGGTTGTGattgaacaatttttgGAAGGTGATGAAATCTCCTTACTCACGATTGTTGATGGGTACTCTCATTTCAATCTTCCCGTTGCACAAGATCACAAAAGGATCTTTGACGGTGACCAGGGCCTAAACACAGGTGGGATGGGAGCTTATGCTCCTGCCCCTGTGGCCACCCCATCTCTATTGAAAACCATAGATTCGCAGATTGTGAAGCCTACGATTGATGGGATGAGACGTGATGGTATGCCTTTTGTTGGTGTTCTGTTCACTGGGATGATTTTGGTGAAGGATTCTAAGACAAACCAACTTGTTCCTGAGGTATTGGAATACAACGTCAGGTTCGGTGACCCAGAGACACAGGCTGTTTTGAGTTTACTTGATGACCAAACTGATTTGGCACAAGTATTTCTGGCTGCCGCCGAACACCGCTTGGATTCCGTCAATATAGCTATTGATGACACAAGATCCGCCGTTACTGTAGTAGTGGCCGCAGGTGGATATCCTGAATCATATGCTAAGGGTGACAAAATTACTTTGGATACCGATAAATTACCACCACATACACAAATCTTTCAAGCAGGCACCAAATACGACTCTGCTACTGGTTCTCTATTAACGAATGGTGGAAGGGTTCTTTCGGTGACATCCACTGCCCAAAGCTTAAGAACTGCAGTAGACACAGTATACGAAGCCGTCGGATGTATCCATTTCCAGAATGCTTACTACAGAAAGGACATCGCATATCGTGCGTTCCAAAATTCAGAATCCTCAAAGGTTGCCATAACATATGCAGATTCTGGTGTCTCTGTTGATAACGGTAATAACCTCGTTCAGACcatcaaagaaatggtCAGATCCACAAGAAGACCAGGTGCAGATTCCGACATTGGTGGCTTTGGTGGTTTATTCGACTTGGCCCAAGCAGGTTTCCGTCAAAACGAAAACACTTTACTAGTGGGTGCCACGGATGGTGTCGGTACTAAATTGATCATTGCCCAAGAAACTGGGATTCATAACACCGTCGGTATTGACCTTGTGGCCATGAATGTTAATGATTTGGTGGTCCAGGGTGCAGAACctctattctttttggaCTACTTTGCTACTGGTGCTCTTGACATCAAAATTGCCTCTGATTTCGTGTCAGGAGTTGCCAATGGGTGTATTCAAAGTGGTTGTGCCCTTGTAGGTGGTGAAACTTCAGAAATGCCTGGTATGTACCCACCTGGTCACTACGATACTAATGGTACTGCCGTTGGTGCTGTATTGAGACAAGATATTCTACCCAAGATAAACGAAATGGCCGCAGGAGATGTTTTACTGGGACTTGCCTCTAGTGGTGTTCATTCAAATGGTTTCTCTTTGGTGAGGAAAATTATTCAACATGTCGCATTACCTTGGGATGCTCCATGTCCATGGGATGAATCTAAGACACTTGGTGAAGGTATTCTTGAGCCAACGAAAATCTACGTCAAACAATTACTGCCATCGATCAGACAAAGACTGCTATTAGGTTTAGCTCACATAACAGGCGGTGGTCTAGTGGAAAATATTCCAAGAGCTATCCCAGACCACTTACAGGCCCGCGTTGATATGTCCACCTGGGATGTACCCTGTGTTTTCAAGTGGTTCGGCCAAGCAGGTAATGTTCCACACGATGACATTCTAAGGACCTTCAACATGGGTGTTGGTATGGTATTGATTGTCAAGAGAGAAAACGTCAAGGCAGTCTGTGATTCATTGATTGAAGAAGGCGAAACTGTTTGGGAGCTTGGTTCTTTGCAAGAAAGACCAAAGGATGCTCCTGGTTGTGTAATTGAAAACGGAACTAACCTTTACTAATTAACAATATTAAATTTACAATAGATACATATATGCGCATCCGTATATATCACTTATATACGACTTTTGTACAAGAATGCTTAATTAAGAtacgattttttttttgttcgCTTTTACTCTTCCGCAATATTCCTGAAAAAAGAGtatcaataaaaaggaTAATGAATACCTTAACAGGCATTGAAATAGTGGAGAAGGAGTACCGCTGAGGAGTCTGTAACGAATTGGCTGTTAATTATGGATCAGGAAGGCCAAACATTGCTTTCAAAAGAGTTTCAAGAAGTCCTGCTGGCTACTGCATCCGGAAACAATACATCATGGACAGAAAGGACTGTTTCCAACAATGGGAGTACCGATACAGGGAAACACGATCCTAAGCTGGGCCAGAACGATGTATTTGACCTAGATCATTTATCCTTCGATAAATGGGTGCCTTTTTTAAGAAGCACGCTTGATAGGAACCAACTGGATCCCGTGATTGATGAATTGGAGAATTCGATTGAAGATAATTTTCAAGGGCTAGAGTTGCAGTTATTACAAGACTCTCAAATGAATGATAAGTTGGAAACATCTATAGATGAGATTGCGAATATTCAAGGTATGGTACAAGATACTCTATCCAGcgaaatttcaaaatttcaaatgaaGTTGCGCGAGTCAGCCAATGAATTAATTACCAAAAAGCAAATGTATGttaataacaaaaaaatctcgCTAAAAATTTCTGAAGCCACAATTTTGATCACCAAGGTTGTTAGAATTTTGGAATTATCTAGCAAGTGTCAAGAATTGATtactgaaagaaaattcttcaaagtgCTACAAAACTTGGATAGCTTAGAGAAATTATATCTACAAGAATTTAAAAATTacaattttcaattcttaATTGAAATTTACAACTCCATACCATTTTTACAGAAGGTCACGAAAGATGAGTGTATAAATTTGATAAGGAATTCTTTGAATCTGAATTTAGGTAAGAATTTGATTAAGGTGGGGCAAGAATTTGTGGAAATTTATGAGAATGAGTTACTTCCGCAATGGCTTGAAACAAGATCTAGAATGAAATTGActaatttcaaatttaattCGCCGGTAGAAATTTCTATGAGGGAGGAATCTTCTCTAGCCAAGGTAAACTtgggtgaatttttccaattaGATGACTTTCACGATTCTAtaatgatttttcaaagcttAAACGAATTCGGTACTCTTTCGAGTGAGttcaataaagaatatgaaCTAAGAAAGACAAAATTGATATATCCGTTGATatggaaaaagaataaaacgGGCGCATATCAAATGGACTCATTATTACGCGGGACTGGTACTACCTCTGGTCCTGCTTCACATGAAATCTCTGCAGATGATCCTTTTACACAAAATCTAAGTTTATCCTTTTTACAggattattttttgaaaattctcGGGTTCTTATTGTATGATATCAACTTGAATAAAGCCACCGAATTCATTCTTGTTGATAATAACTATAACTCCACAAATGAATTCTGGGATGGACTTATGACAAGATTGACATCATACTTAAAGTATTTTATCGACGAAAAGCTAACAACAGAGGAAGATATGATCaaattgaaagattttctCTGTATTTATGTTGCTATTTTAGAAAACTTTAAATTGAACATCGAACCTCTCTACAAAATTCTGGTTTCgatttttgagaaattcTGTTCTGTATCATTGAGAGCATTCGACGATGAATTTaaaattttgttaaatgatgatgatttcatGCCTTTATCAATCAATGACAAGACTTTATATGAGAAAGTTCTAAAGATTTGTTGGATGAAAGAGGATGAACACCTTCACGTGCCAGAATCGACAAGCGGAGAACTGTTTTCTGTGACTTTACCTTTTTCTCCATTATATCCAATGACATGTACACTAGCTAAGAAGACATATTCTAAAATAGCCGCATTTCTATCCGTATTCTATCGTCATGAATTGCACACTTTGAACAATATCTTGGTGAAAACAATGGATGATGTATTCAATGACATTgtgaacaaaaaaattcgtTCTAAACTTGAAAGTACttcaagagaagaaattgcaCAAATTTTAATCAATTTAGATTATTTCATCATAGCAGCAAAGGAATTCAGCAATTTCATGACAAGAGAGAATATTTTGCAGAATCCGGATATGGAAATACGGCTATCTTCGGTAAAATATCTTGCAGAAAGCAGAAAACTAGCAGAAACGAAATTAATTGAATTGATCGATTCTAAGATATCTGATATTCTCGAAACTATTGAGATCGACTGGCAGATAAGGAAGGTTAGGCAAGATCCAGATATTTCCATCATTGATCTGGCACAGTTTTTAGAAATGATGTTTGCTAGCACATTACAAAATTTACCATACAGTGTTCAAACGCTATTGATTTTCCGGGAATTTGACTCCTTAACAAGGCAATTCATGGATATATTATTGCATGATACACCAAGTGTTATTACACATGAGAGCATAGtaaattttgagattgaTATTAATTATTTAGAAAGCATTATTCCTAGGATATTCCCCTCTACTCCAGGTACTATAGATAGTAATGGTTATCAGTCGCCAATGACGCCTTCAACGCccacttttccaaattcCAACGGCGTTGACGCTCCAACGTTATTTGAGAATAACATTAAATCGCTAGAAGCTACATTTATGGAATTGAAGCAGTGTATAGAGCTACTGAAGACACAGGGAAGAGACTATAATGAACCGGAAATAAGGTTAAGAAAATACTCAAGAatcagaaaagaagatgctGCTTTATTGTTAAGCAAAATCAAGCACTTCGTATCACCCATAGAGGGAACtaacgatgataataatagcGTTATGGATAGCAGTAGCATATTTAACAATGATTCAGCAAGTGCTATTGACTCTAATACAAGTAGAATAGCcaaattcttcaacagACGTTAGAGACTCGTATATATCAGTGTTATCATTTATACGTACATAGAAAAACTTCGGACAGtcttaacttttttttttcatttgaatgaatgctttttttccttgCATCTATTGAAATGGGCATCACAAAAAGTTAATCTTTCGTTAGAAATATACCATAAAATCATCATAAAGAAGCCACACAGGCATGAGTGAGAAACGTAACTGCAATAGTGGGAATGCAAATTCtcaaaagaggaagaaagtATGTCTGTTAATACATGAGTCATAGGCCTTTACATACTAACTATCAAAGCAATAGTTCAAAGTATCTTCTGGATTCTTAGATCCTGGTACATCTGGAGTATATGCCACATGCTCTAGAAGACATGAACGTCAGGCTGCTCAAGAGTTGCAGCTTctatttgaagaaaagtttttaGAACTTTATGGGGACATcaaggatgaagaagatgagaatgaaaacgacaaaaaggaagaagaactaTCAATTGAAGACCAAATTAAAAAGGAACTACAAGAAATCAAGGGCGAAGAGTTCAGCAAACATTCATCTACAGgagaaacaaagaaaaag from Saccharomyces mikatae IFO 1815 strain IFO1815 genome assembly, chromosome: 7 harbors:
- the DOC1 gene encoding anaphase promoting complex subunit DOC1 (similar to Saccharomyces cerevisiae DOC1 (YGL240W); ancestral locus Anc_3.562), which gives rise to MDPTGMNNMLSYLAPSELINPVKSSHNKPSVLVLDDRVVDAVTKDLYVNGFQEEVQYQNLTPENLQHMFHQGIELLDSARMINVTHLALWKPSSFKVGNPVEFALDDNYDTFWQSDGGQPHQLDIMFSKRMDICVMALFFSMIADESYAPSLVKVYAGHSPSDVRFYKMLEVRNVNGWVALKFLDNREDDKLLKCQFIRLLFPVNHENGKDTHLRGIRLYVPSNEPHQETHEWAQTLPETSNIFQDAILR
- the CSE1 gene encoding importin-alpha export receptor (similar to Saccharomyces cerevisiae CSE1 (YGL238W); ancestral locus Anc_3.561), with translation MSDLETVAKFLAESVVASTAKASERNLKQLETQDGFGLTLLHVIASTNLPLSTRLAGALFFKNFIKRKWVDENGNHLLPANNVELIKKEIVPLMISLPNNLQVQIGEAISGIAESDFPDRWPTLLNDLASRLSNDDMVTNKGVLTVAHSIFRRWRPLFRSDELFLEIKLVLDVFTSPFLNLLKTVDEQITVNENNKAMLDILFDVLLVLIKLYYDFNCQDIPEFFEDNIQVGMGIFHKYLSYSNPLLEDLDETEHASVLIKVKSSIQELVQLYTTRYEDVFGPMINEFIQITWNLLTSLSNQPKYDILVSKSLSFLTAVTRIPKYFEIFNNEAAMNNITEQIILPNVTLREEDVELFEDDPIEYIRRDLEGSDTDTRRRACTDFLKELKEKNEALVTNIFLAHMKEFVNQYMSDPSKNWKFKDLYIYLFTALAINGNITNAGVSSTNILLDVVDFFTKEIAPDLTSSNIPHIILRVDAIKYIYTFRNQLTKAQLIELMPILATFLQTDEYVVYTYAAITIEKILTIRESNTSPAFIFHKEDISNSTEVLLKNLIALILKHGNSPEKLAENEFLMRSIFRVLQTSEDSVQLLFPELLAQFIEIVTIMAKNPSNPRFTHYTFESIGAILNYTQRQNLSLFAESMMPTFLTILSEDIQEFIPYIFQIIAFVVEQSVTIPESIKQLAQPLLAPNVWELKGNIPAVTRLLKSFIKAESSIFPDLVPVLGIFQRLIASKAYEVHGFDLLEYIMLLIDINRLRPYIKQIAVLLLQRLQNSKTERYVKKLVVFFGLISNKLGSNFLIQFIDEVQDGLFQQIWSNFIITTLPTIGNLLDRKIALVGVLNMVINGQIFQNKYPTLISSTMNSIIETVSSQSIANLKNDFVDLDNLEEISTFGSHFSKLVSISEKPFDPLPEIDVTNGVKLYVVEALNKYNNMSGNTFLNTLLPQLTQENQIKLNQLLIGN
- the HAP2 gene encoding transcription activator HAP2 (similar to Saccharomyces cerevisiae HAP2 (YGL237C); ancestral locus Anc_3.560) → MSADETDAKCHPLETDLQSEAATAGSQSPSLQSKPMEMDLDIDKDKMSSQRGVDQQVASEDDMFLFNRLRAPQNRVMESIESQQQPQYTPSSGSTSEPSADFTNFSAVTTLSSAPHQQQQQQQQLVVQAQYTQNQSSLNNDALENTMGEQPFYVNAKQYYRILKRRYARAKLEEKLRISRERKPYLHESRHKHAMRRPRGEGGRFLTAAEIKAMKLNKSGASDNPEDSHEHNKITTKIIQEQPHTTSTAAAAAAAADKKT